Proteins encoded in a region of the Schistocerca serialis cubense isolate TAMUIC-IGC-003099 unplaced genomic scaffold, iqSchSeri2.2 HiC_scaffold_868, whole genome shotgun sequence genome:
- the LOC126452447 gene encoding Down syndrome cell adhesion molecule-like protein Dscam2: MTIVTAKLQVSVIATRVMSVESYHYPHRDAAQTDSATRLECAVCTWKPLPEQHRQQVFPNGTLIVKDIQKVIDEGGYVCIATDPDGSTARSKLNVQVTEAPEIDPIIVKPDLQEGMRMNLMCVVSKGDFPIAIQWLKDGVAINYEQGVSENSFDEYSSTLSFNSLMMKHTGNYTCQASNAAASRNYTVEVVVNGITFSSNL; the protein is encoded by the exons ATGACAATAGTGACAGCGAAACTTCAAGTGTCTGTAATAGCGACGAGAGTGATGTCAGTGGAGTCCTACCATTATCCACATAGAGATGCAGCACAAACGGACTCAGCGACACGTCTGGAGTGCGCAGTTTGCACTT GGAAGCCGCTTCCAGAACAACATCGGCAGCAGGTCTTCCCGAACGGCACCCTGATTGTGAAAGACATTCAAAAAGTCATAGACGAAGGTGGTTACGTATGTATAGCGACAGATCCCGACGGAAGCACTGCCAGGAGCAAACTTAATGTCCAAGTTACTG AGGCACCAGAAATTGATCCAATAATAGTAAAACCAGACCTCCAAGAAGGCATGCGGATGAATCTAATGTGTGTTGTCAGCAAAGGGGACTTCCCGATTGCTATACAATGGCTAAAAGATGGAGTAGCAATAAATTATGAACAAGGAGTGTCTGAGAATAGTTTTGATGAGTATTCGAGCACCCTCAGTTTCAACAGCCTTATGATGAAACATACAGGAAATTACACTTGTCAGGCATCAAATGCTGCTGCTTCAAGGAACTACACAGTGGAAGTGGTTGTTAATGGTATCACCTTTAGTAGCAATTTATAG